Proteins from one Streptomyces roseifaciens genomic window:
- a CDS encoding serine/threonine-protein kinase: protein MAGTGERPSELIGERIAGYEVESEIGRGGMAVVYRARDLRLGRVVALKLLAPELARNDTFRKRFGHESQVAAAIDHPHIVPVFEAGEADGRLYIAMRYVAGQDLRVLLDREGPLPPDAVCRIAGQVASALDAAHAHDLVHRDVKPGNILVAEGTDADHPEHVYLTDFGLTKKSLSLTGYTRVGQFVGTLDYVAPEQIAGKPVDGRCDVYSLGCVVFEMLTGAPPFRREDDMALLWAHQYDAPPRLSERQPGLPDAADDVLGKALAKTPDERFESCCRFVAALRSATTTSGRGPGGGDRTGNGERTGTGERTGPPRTPPGEPQEVPEPPAWAAAVFPERWR from the coding sequence ACGCATCGCCGGCTACGAGGTGGAGAGCGAGATCGGGCGCGGCGGCATGGCCGTCGTCTACCGCGCCCGCGACCTGCGGCTCGGCCGGGTCGTCGCGCTCAAGCTGCTCGCCCCCGAACTGGCCCGCAACGACACCTTCCGCAAGCGCTTCGGGCACGAGTCGCAGGTCGCCGCGGCCATCGACCACCCGCACATCGTCCCGGTGTTCGAGGCCGGGGAGGCCGACGGGCGGCTCTACATCGCCATGCGGTACGTGGCCGGGCAGGACCTGCGCGTCCTGCTCGACCGCGAGGGGCCGCTGCCGCCGGACGCCGTGTGCCGCATCGCCGGTCAGGTGGCCTCCGCCCTCGACGCCGCCCACGCCCACGACCTCGTGCACCGGGACGTCAAACCGGGGAACATCCTCGTGGCCGAGGGCACCGACGCGGACCACCCCGAGCACGTGTACCTCACCGACTTCGGGCTGACGAAGAAGTCCCTGTCGCTGACCGGGTACACCCGGGTGGGCCAGTTCGTCGGCACGCTGGACTACGTCGCCCCCGAGCAGATCGCGGGCAAGCCGGTCGACGGACGGTGCGACGTGTACAGCCTGGGGTGCGTGGTCTTCGAGATGCTGACGGGAGCGCCGCCGTTCCGGCGCGAGGACGACATGGCGCTGCTGTGGGCGCACCAGTACGACGCGCCACCGCGGCTGTCGGAACGGCAGCCCGGGCTGCCGGACGCGGCCGACGACGTCCTGGGCAAGGCCTTGGCGAAGACGCCGGACGAGCGCTTCGAGAGCTGCTGCCGGTTCGTGGCGGCTCTGCGGTCCGCGACGACGACGTCCGGCAGGGGCCCGGGGGGCGGTGACAGGACGGGGAACGGTGAGAGGACGGGGACCGGCGAGAGGACCGGGCCGCCGAGGACGCCGCCGGGCGAGCCGCAGGAGGTCCCCGAGCCGCCGGCGTGGGCGGCGGCGGTGTTCCCCGAACGGTGGCGGTGA
- a CDS encoding streptophobe family protein, whose translation MSQPPGGAPSFVRVWWDAFAAVAAAVVAMFAVAALGLWAAGADGLPGAFPAVTAATVVSAVGGTVELSGGAGVLGRTGASLDVVPLSVTLAGAVALAVVFLRPLRHHAVAGGRELLARVARTAVLWLVALLLIALGARHTFRIDLGDSLLGDIGDVLDVSPSVGFRAAVGPTLGYGLLWLLVLLAVAVAASRKTPLPSRLLRFQDPVRPAAFAVVALLLGYVLLFLLVGLVSAVTRGNPAGTMAVLLLGLPNLAWISLGLGLGGSWEGRVPGQSLGLPLPKALTAVLRGGGDEPSTVTVASLAEHDGRAWLLVALAVVALLAAGFLLAVRSPATMQHWEHAVQMGAALAVTLFVIGVLTRISARVGLSLLGIGDLSSFGGEVALTPHLLTLTGVGLLWGLVAGYLGSLLSRRAGRRGVAEETGKP comes from the coding sequence GTGAGCCAGCCGCCCGGGGGCGCGCCCTCCTTCGTCCGCGTCTGGTGGGACGCCTTCGCGGCCGTGGCCGCCGCGGTGGTGGCCATGTTCGCCGTCGCCGCGCTCGGGCTGTGGGCCGCCGGCGCCGACGGCCTGCCGGGCGCGTTCCCGGCCGTGACCGCGGCCACGGTCGTCTCGGCCGTGGGCGGCACGGTGGAACTGTCCGGCGGCGCGGGCGTCCTGGGCCGTACGGGGGCCTCGCTCGACGTCGTGCCGCTCTCGGTGACCCTGGCCGGGGCGGTCGCCCTCGCCGTCGTCTTCCTGCGCCCGCTGCGCCACCACGCGGTGGCGGGCGGGCGCGAACTGCTCGCCCGCGTCGCCCGTACGGCCGTACTGTGGCTGGTCGCCCTGCTGCTCATCGCCCTCGGCGCGCGGCACACCTTCCGCATCGACCTGGGCGACTCCCTCCTCGGCGACATCGGGGACGTCCTGGACGTCTCCCCCAGCGTCGGGTTCCGCGCGGCCGTGGGGCCCACCCTCGGCTACGGGCTGCTGTGGCTGCTCGTGCTGCTCGCCGTGGCGGTCGCGGCCTCCCGCAAGACGCCGCTGCCGTCACGGCTGCTGCGCTTCCAGGACCCCGTGCGGCCCGCCGCGTTCGCCGTGGTGGCGCTGCTGCTCGGCTACGTGCTGCTCTTCCTGCTCGTCGGGCTCGTCTCCGCGGTCACGCGCGGCAACCCGGCGGGGACCATGGCGGTGCTCCTGCTCGGCCTGCCCAACCTCGCCTGGATCTCCCTGGGCCTCGGCCTCGGAGGCTCCTGGGAGGGGCGCGTGCCGGGCCAGTCCCTCGGGCTGCCCCTGCCCAAGGCGCTCACGGCGGTGCTGCGCGGGGGCGGTGACGAGCCGTCCACGGTGACCGTCGCCTCGCTCGCGGAGCACGACGGGCGGGCGTGGCTGCTGGTGGCCCTCGCCGTGGTCGCCCTGCTCGCGGCGGGCTTCCTGCTGGCCGTGCGGTCGCCCGCGACGATGCAGCACTGGGAGCACGCGGTGCAGATGGGGGCGGCGCTGGCCGTCACGCTGTTCGTCATCGGCGTCCTCACCCGCATCTCCGCCCGCGTCGGGCTGTCGCTGCTGGGCATCGGCGACCTGTCGTCCTTCGGCGGCGAGGTCGCCCTGACCCCGCACCTGCTGACGCTGACCGGCGTGGGTCTGCTGTGGGGACTGGTGGCGGGCTACCTGGGCAGCCTGCTGTCCCGGAGGGCCGGACGCCGGGGCGTCGCGGAGGAGACCGGGAAGCCGTAA
- a CDS encoding DUF6777 domain-containing protein, with protein sequence MALVGGLGVVVAALAVYFLRPEGGGEVFLQAASAEGRDPFTPSTAKEKGTKEATAAPVSPAPGGTRTIEGSSPGLYGGSENESSCDVERQIKYLTENQTKARAFASAAGIQQGEIPGYLRGLTPVQLRSDTRVTNHGYKNGSATPYQAVLQAGTAVLTDNRGVPRVRCACGNPLSGPVAIKGSQTTKGQSWSTYKSSQTVAVAPARTVIVFIIIYDPRTGQWFERPVGTDGSKDRPIPPPKGGVTSGPATPQSEEPSSIEPSKPYSSPPPSPPTTPSPPPPAEPGPAYGPQNRNAGSGGAP encoded by the coding sequence GTGGCCCTCGTCGGGGGCCTCGGGGTGGTCGTGGCGGCGCTCGCGGTCTACTTCCTCCGGCCGGAGGGCGGCGGCGAGGTCTTCCTGCAGGCCGCATCGGCCGAGGGCAGGGACCCCTTCACCCCCTCCACGGCCAAGGAGAAGGGCACGAAGGAGGCGACCGCGGCCCCCGTCTCCCCGGCCCCGGGCGGCACCCGAACCATCGAGGGCTCCAGCCCCGGCCTCTACGGCGGCAGCGAGAACGAGTCGAGCTGCGACGTGGAGCGCCAGATCAAATACCTGACGGAAAATCAGACAAAGGCCCGGGCCTTCGCGAGCGCGGCGGGCATCCAGCAGGGTGAGATTCCCGGCTATCTGCGCGGCCTGACCCCCGTACAGCTGCGCTCGGACACCCGCGTCACCAACCACGGCTACAAGAACGGCTCGGCCACCCCCTACCAGGCCGTCCTGCAGGCCGGAACGGCCGTCCTGACCGACAACCGGGGCGTGCCCCGGGTGCGCTGCGCCTGTGGCAACCCGCTCAGCGGGCCCGTCGCGATCAAGGGCAGCCAGACGACGAAGGGGCAGAGCTGGAGCACGTACAAGTCGTCCCAGACCGTCGCCGTCGCCCCGGCCCGCACCGTCATCGTCTTCATCATCATCTACGACCCGCGCACCGGTCAGTGGTTCGAACGGCCGGTCGGCACCGACGGCAGCAAGGACCGCCCCATCCCGCCCCCCAAGGGCGGCGTGACGTCCGGCCCGGCCACGCCGCAGTCGGAGGAGCCGAGCAGCATCGAGCCGTCGAAGCCGTACTCGTCCCCGCCGCCGTCGCCTCCCACGACACCGTCGCCCCCGCCGCCGGCCGAGCCCGGGCCCGCGTACGGCCCGCAGAACCGGAACGCCGGATCCGGGGGAGCGCCGTGA
- a CDS encoding DUF998 domain-containing protein, whose amino-acid sequence MPDAPLAPRSQEAGARPAPAAAGARAAARELRPAWLLAAAAAAYNAWLLEFLLPTGLDARHSYVSELYAADQRFHGLFGAIEIVTALLVAVGAAPLPRPPGSSRCALASRWSLVAFAASSVADVVVPMRCAPSVNSACEVVNPLHTATSALAHAALFASMALMVAAAAGGTRWPLVRRWGPWVLAAALTTALLTVGPLIGRPGWHGVPQRAHLVLVGVWLALLAASFAGPARTGRHRST is encoded by the coding sequence ATGCCCGACGCGCCGCTCGCGCCCCGGTCGCAGGAGGCCGGGGCCCGCCCGGCCCCGGCCGCCGCCGGGGCGCGGGCGGCCGCGCGCGAGCTGCGCCCGGCGTGGCTGCTGGCCGCGGCGGCGGCGGCCTACAACGCCTGGCTGCTGGAGTTCCTCCTGCCCACGGGCCTGGACGCCCGGCACTCCTACGTCAGCGAGCTCTACGCCGCCGACCAGCGCTTCCACGGGCTGTTCGGCGCGATCGAGATCGTCACCGCCCTGCTCGTGGCCGTGGGAGCGGCTCCCCTTCCGCGCCCGCCGGGCAGCAGCCGCTGCGCCCTCGCGAGCCGCTGGTCGCTGGTCGCCTTCGCCGCCTCCTCCGTGGCGGACGTCGTCGTGCCGATGCGCTGCGCCCCCTCGGTGAACAGCGCCTGCGAGGTGGTCAACCCCTTGCACACGGCCACCAGCGCGCTGGCCCACGCGGCGCTGTTCGCCTCGATGGCGCTGATGGTGGCGGCCGCGGCGGGCGGCACCCGGTGGCCGCTGGTCCGCCGCTGGGGGCCGTGGGTCCTGGCCGCGGCCCTGACGACCGCCCTGCTCACGGTCGGACCGCTCATCGGCCGGCCGGGCTGGCACGGCGTCCCGCAGCGCGCGCACCTGGTGCTCGTCGGGGTGTGGCTCGCCCTGCTGGCCGCCTCGTTCGCGGGGCCGGCGAGAACCGGTCGTCACAGAAGTACGTGA